A stretch of Campylobacter gracilis DNA encodes these proteins:
- a CDS encoding ABC transporter ATP-binding protein/permease — MKTLKQFFEILRPHWFGKGAAKLWALLLLALGFSLAIIKISVLMNAWDKRFYDALSELKGELIPALVGEFLLYTALIVLFIVCGSWLRKLLVIVWRERLSAMMERKWLHNANFYRTSLEGNFSAVGGSNLEKPGDVNLDENLNEHAECSAAEADSAALHRDVNELEILPSTAKQNAAGQSGASENKISSKTRADCEISKTIAKLDNPDQRIAEDSLLLVQKSVDLVKSLVYNLAKLIAFVAILWQVSKVLKFEIFGMRFEIEGFLLYVALLYTLLCSLITHLIGRRLRGLNFAKQRAEADYRSDLLLVRENAEAVAFMRGEDAERGRFRASFGKIMRNWRSIMNTEFRLECFSASYLKITNLIPIFACLPLYLSRAMSFGDMMQARSAFYSVQDGFAWFMDYYKQIMEWAASVQRIYEFISRMDGESANLRACVKQSDENSARCEGLSVFTPAGEPLIEDLRFELAPAQFIMLRGKSGAGKSTALRYVAGLWRYGRGEISLPRTGVIFIPQKPYLAPLSLKELIAYPQPPRADDAEFLEILRRVGLKKFARMLNSRADYVKILSGGEAQRLSFARIRYHKPSFVFADEITSALDLASARELLLGLRADLPRLGMLAIVHQTGLEDIFERTIEL; from the coding sequence TTGAAAACGCTAAAGCAATTTTTTGAAATTCTACGTCCGCACTGGTTCGGCAAGGGCGCGGCGAAGCTGTGGGCGCTACTGCTGCTCGCGCTTGGTTTTAGCCTCGCTATCATCAAAATCAGCGTGCTGATGAACGCGTGGGATAAGCGCTTTTACGACGCGCTAAGCGAACTTAAAGGCGAGCTCATTCCCGCGCTCGTGGGCGAGTTTTTGCTCTACACGGCGCTCATCGTGCTTTTCATCGTCTGCGGTAGCTGGCTTCGCAAACTGCTCGTAATCGTCTGGCGCGAGCGGCTAAGCGCGATGATGGAGCGCAAATGGCTACATAACGCAAACTTCTACCGCACGAGTCTTGAGGGGAATTTCAGCGCTGTAGGCGGATCAAATTTAGAAAAACCCGGCGACGTAAATTTAGATGAAAATTTAAACGAGCACGCAGAGTGTTCCGCAGCCGAGGCGGATAGCGCGGCTTTGCATAGAGATGTAAATGAGCTTGAAATTTTACCGAGCACGGCGAAGCAAAATGCAGCAGGGCAAAGCGGCGCAAGCGAGAATAAAATTTCATCCAAAACTCGCGCAGATTGTGAAATTTCAAAAACGATTGCAAAGCTAGACAACCCCGATCAGCGTATCGCCGAGGACAGCTTGCTGCTCGTGCAAAAAAGCGTCGATCTCGTAAAATCGCTCGTCTATAATCTCGCCAAGCTCATCGCCTTCGTTGCGATATTGTGGCAAGTCTCGAAGGTGCTGAAATTTGAAATTTTCGGCATGCGCTTTGAGATCGAAGGCTTTTTGCTCTACGTCGCGCTCCTTTATACGCTACTTTGCTCGCTGATTACGCATCTCATCGGGCGCAGGCTTAGGGGGCTAAATTTTGCCAAGCAGCGCGCCGAAGCCGATTACCGCTCGGATCTGCTGCTCGTGCGCGAAAACGCAGAAGCCGTAGCCTTTATGCGCGGAGAGGATGCCGAGCGCGGCCGCTTTCGCGCGAGCTTCGGCAAGATCATGAGAAACTGGCGCAGCATCATGAATACGGAATTTCGCCTCGAATGCTTTTCGGCAAGCTACCTAAAAATCACGAATTTAATCCCGATCTTTGCCTGCTTGCCGCTGTATTTGTCGCGCGCGATGAGCTTTGGCGACATGATGCAGGCGCGCTCGGCGTTTTACAGCGTGCAGGACGGATTTGCATGGTTTATGGACTATTACAAGCAGATCATGGAGTGGGCGGCGAGCGTGCAGAGGATCTATGAGTTCATCTCGCGCATGGACGGCGAGAGCGCAAATCTGCGTGCTTGCGTCAAACAAAGCGACGAAAATTCCGCTCGCTGCGAGGGCTTGTCGGTCTTCACGCCTGCGGGCGAGCCGCTGATCGAGGATCTACGCTTCGAGCTTGCGCCCGCGCAGTTTATAATGCTGCGAGGCAAGAGCGGCGCGGGTAAAAGCACGGCTCTGCGCTACGTCGCGGGTCTTTGGAGATACGGTCGCGGCGAGATCAGCCTGCCGCGCACGGGCGTGATATTTATCCCGCAAAAGCCCTATCTAGCACCGCTTAGCCTAAAAGAGCTTATCGCTTATCCGCAGCCGCCGCGCGCAGACGATGCGGAATTTTTAGAAATTTTACGCCGCGTAGGGCTTAAAAAATTTGCCCGCATGCTAAACTCGCGCGCCGATTACGTTAAAATTTTAAGCGGCGGGGAGGCGCAGCGGCTTAGTTTTGCGCGGATACGCTACCACAAGCCGAGCTTTGTTTTCGCAGACGAGATCACCTCCGCGCTCGATCTCGCCTCGGCGCGCGAGCTACTACTGGGTTTGCGCGCAGATCTGCCGAGGCTCGGCATGCTAGCGATCGTGCATCAAACGGGGCTTGAGGACATATTTGAGCGGACGATAGAGCTTTAA